The DNA region CGATGTCCTGGACGACTCCGCGGAACTCCGGCATCTCTGTCATCCGTTCAACCTCGCGGACGATAGAGTCGATGCTCCGGCTCTGGATGATCCGGCCCTGGTGGTGGGTGAGTGCGCAGAACGAGCAGCCGCCGAAACAGCCGCGGTGGCTGACGAGGGAGAACCTGACGGGGTCGAGCGCGGGTATGGGTTCGGTGTATGAGGGGTGTGCCCGCCGGGTGTATGGGAGTTCGTAGACGTGGTCGAGTTCGGCGGTCGAGAGCGGCATAGCCGGGGGGTTCTGGACGATGACGGTCTTTGGGTGCGGCTGGACGACGGGGCGGCCGCGGATGGGGTCCTGTTCGGCGTAATGCATCGCAAACGCTCTGGCGTAGGCGTGGCGATCGGATCTGAGATCGTCGTAGGAGGGGAGGACGGTGCAGCCGGAGTGGTCGGCGCTCCGCCATGCGGCGAGGTCGAGGCGGTGGGCGGTGCCCGGGATCCCGGTGAGGGGTTCTCCGGCGGCGAGGCGGCCGGCGATCTCGACGACCTGGCGTTCGCCCATGCCGTAGACGAGGAGGTCGGCTGGGGCGTCGGCCAGGATGGACTGGCGGACGGTGTCTGACCAGTAGTCGTAGTGGGCGAACCGCCGGAGGCTTGCCTCTATCCCGCCGATGATGATGGGGGTGTCGGGGAAGAGGGCGTGGACGCGGTCGGTGTAGACCAGGGTTGCGCGGTCGGGCCGGAGGAGTCGGCCGCCGGGGGAGTAGACGTCTGAGCGCCGGCGTTTGAGGTTTGGGGTGAATGCGTTCACCATCGAGTCGACGTTTCCGGCCGATATGGAGAAGAAGAGGCTGGGCTCGCCGAGACGCCTGAGATCGGTCTCTCCGCGCCAGTCTGGCTGGGCGATGACGCCGACGGTGTAGCCGGCGTCCACGAGCACCCGGCCGATGATGGCGGTTCCGAAGGAGGGGTGGTCGACGTAGGCGTCGCCGGTGACGAGGATGATCTCGAAGCGGTCTCTCCCCTCCGGGGTCATGGGGAGGAACTCTGGCTGCCGGCCGGTCATTGGAGCGTCCGGTCAAAGACGGGGAGGTTTACGCCGGTCTTCTCGTCGTGGATCCGTTTTGCGGTGATGCCGATGAACTCGGTGATGATGGCCTCGATGACCAGGTAGACCTCTGCCCTATCCCGGAGGCAGCCGGCGAGCGAGCGCATCCCCTTCCCCGCGGCGGTGTGGAGGTGGATGGAGGGGCCGTCGTCGCCGGGGTAGATGGTTGCAAACCCGATGAGTTCCCAGCCGCCGAAGATCTCTTCACCGTGGGGGGATGGTGGGATGACCGGCTCTTTTGGCCCGGTGACGAGTCTTGCCGACCGGACGGCGCCCAGGAACTGGATGGTGCCGCTCTGGATCGCCATCGCCGTGACAAACCGCTGGATCTCCTGGAGGAAGTCTTTCCCGTCGTCGATCCGGACGGTAAAGACCCTGCCGACCTTTCCTTCTGAGTACTGCATGGGATCGATCAACTCTTCTGATAGATGGCACCGGGAGGTATTAGTTCTGACTGAGGGGGCGGCGGGTGATGATGCTGCCGGGCGTTCTGCTCTCGATCATACCTGCATCCGGGGTGCTGAAGGGTTTTGCTCGCCGCTGCTCTGTCGTATACACGGGTCGGAACAGATAAATACCTCGACAGGAGAAGACCCCTGCATGGCAACCGGTGTCAGTGGATGGCGGGGGGCTATCCTTGGGGCGCTGCTGATCGGTGTAGTCTCGCTTTCTGGCGTGCTGAACTCCATCCCTGAGCAGGCCGGGATGTTGGTCTTCCTCTTCGGCGGAGGGCTCATCGCCGGGCTCCTCACGGAGGGGGCAGTGAAGGAGGGTGCCATCAGCGGTGCTGTCTGCGGGGTGATTGCGGCCATTATCGTGGCCGCTATAACAGCCATCATGGGCCTGAGAACGCCCGATCCAGAGTATCCGGCGCCCTGGGCGACGTTTGGCTTCTACGCCCTCTTCCTCATCATACTCCTGCTCCCCTACAACGCCATCGGCGGCGCTGCCGGAACCCTGGTGCGAAACGGAATCCGGGGAGGCGGCACCCCGGCCAGAACGCCGTGGGCCGGGGTCGTGATCGGCACGATCATCATCGTAGCCTTTTTCATCGTAGCCTTTTTCATCGCCGCCCCCGGCCCGCTGCTCATCGTCGCACCAATCGTCGGCGGTTTCATAGCAGGATTCGGTGTCGTGGGAGGGGCGAGGGACGGCCTCGATGCCGGGTTTGTGACGGCGCTCTTCGGGACAGGGCTCTGCTCGCTCCCGCTCCTCTGGACGGCATCGTATGGTGAGGGGTTTGTCGCCGGGCTTGCGGGGATGGTGATGATCGCTCTCGGGTATCTCTACATAATCCTCGGGACAGCCGCCGGGGTCGTCGGTGCGGCGGTGCGGGCGAAACTCCGGAAGGATGAGGTCGGCGGGGGGTGAGCAGCGTCCTCCCCGTGGGGAACGGGTTCGGTATACCGTTGCCGGGTTGATGGCGAACGTGAGCGGGAGGGGGGAGATGGACCGTGATGAAGAGGGGGTGCCCCCGCTACGTCTGGCATGTGGGCATTTCCCGTAGTTCGCCTCCTCTTTTCGTATGAAAATGTCAAAGGGGGTGGGTGGCCCTCTCCGCTCTCACCCCCTTACCGGTTGACTTTTGGTTCTCAGGCGAGTAAATTCGGTACCCCGCACTCAACAGGGTTTCGACGGCATCATCAATCGAGATCTTCGGCAGGGTCATGCGCGCCGGGAGTTTCCGCACCCTCTTGAGTCCCGGTTCGACGTAGGATTCCCGGTTCACCAGGAGATGCCACAGGATACTGAGGATCTTCCGGGCGAGAGCAACAATTGCCTTATTCCTCCCTCGGCGGTAGGCGATCCGCCGGAAGAAGGAGGAGAAGACAGTACCTGTAGTCCGGCTGGCCGCCTGGGCCGCCTGCACCAGGATCCAGCGGAGACTCTTTGACCCCTGTTTCGTGATCTTGCCGCACACCTGGGTATCAGCAGATTGATAGACTGACGGTGCCAACCCAGCCCAAGAAACCAGATGACTCGCGGTGGAGAAATCCCGGACATCACCCAGTTCTGCGAGAATTGTTGTTGCTGCGGTGATGCTGATCCCCGGCACCGAGGTACAGATCGCGACTGCCTCCAGCTGGGGATCCTCGAGCGAGGCAAGGATCAACTCATCCAGATGAGCGATCTTCTCCTCGATCTCCTCAAGCAGATGCAACTGGGTCGTAAGGAGATGCAACTGGATGGGGGAGAGTGGGCTACCCTGGAGGATCTCCCGGAGTTGATCGGCACGGCGGAGGATCCGGGGCGAGGGGATAGTCGCGAGGGTGGTCTCCAGGTCCTTCTGTTCGGCAAGACCTGAGAGGAGGTGACGACCTGATTTCCCGAAAAGATCTTTGAGCGCCAGGTTCAGGCGGATACCCGCGCTATCCAGGATCTTATGAATCCGGTTCTTGATGGTTGTCCGGGTTCTGACCAGTGTCTCCCGGTTGCGGGTCAGATCCCGGAACTCACGATCGCGCCGGGGAAAGATCCGGGAGGGCCGGATCAACCCGTGGAGAGCGAGTTCGGCAATCCATCGGGCATCGTTCATGTCTGTCTTGCGTCCTGGGATACTCTTGATCTGACGCGCGTTGGCAACAATCGTTCGAATATCTGACTCGAGTTCCAGGAAGAGTCGATACCAGTAGATCCCGGTCGATTCCATGGCAACGATCTCACACCCTTCAGCAAGCACAAGGTCTTTTAGTGCCAGAATCCCATTGAGAGTGTTGTGGAAGCGATGCTGAGAGGCTTCTCCAGATCGTGAGAGAATGCAGACCTGGAGAAACATCTTGTGAACATCGATTCCACATACTATGGTTGGTTCCTTCATAATACCTCACGAGATGGGGTAGCTCCAAAACACTTCAGGAGCGTTTTCGTATACGCATTCGCTGATGCAGGTATGCTTCCGAAACGATGGCTGGGTTAGTTTTTTGCACGGGCTCAGGTCCCAAAAAGGGGTCAGCTTTCACTACCCCAGGAGAAATGGCCACCCGACTATTTTAATAGGGTATGCTTGTGGCCCAAAGGGCATCATGTAGTTTTTTATAGTGACCTGCCACTCAAAGACGCGGAGGTCCTCCTCCCTTCTGGTCTCCTTTACATCTATAATACCGATTGTTCACGCATTACAGGGGCATTTTTGAAAAGAAAGTGATTTACGCCAGAATTGGTGTAGGTAGGCGCCTGAACTTTCAGGGAGTTATGGTTCTACAGAACTGACTGCGGGGTTGCAGTCCTTGTTTTGCTGGAAGGTCGTATGCAACTCCCGCAGGAGCATGCAGAGTATGCGAAAATGGGGCATTGGGAGGGTTGCAGTCCTTGTTTTGCTGGAAGGTCGTATGCAACGTGAAAAATTTCACTCGCTACAACGGTGGGTGGATCAAGTTGCAGTCCTTGTTTTGCTGGAAGGTCGTATGCAACGGATATGATCGAATGTGGATTTGCAACTGAGAAAGAGTTGCAGTCCTTGTTTTGCTGGAAGTTCGTATGCAACCTACTACTACTACTGTACTAAACCATGTACAGATGTTGCAGTCCTTGTTTTGCTGGAAGGTCGTATGCAACCCACTGAGTACGCGTGTCTTCCGCCGCCGTGATACCGTTGCAGTCCTTGTTTTGCTGGAAGGTCGTATGCAACGTATCCTGATACACGGCGGTGAGGGTGTGGGTAAAACCAGTTGCAGTCCTTGTTTTGCTGGAAGGTCGTATGCAACTTAACGAGACTCTCATCAAGGAGACCAAACCTAAACGCAGTTGCAGTCCTTGTTTTGCTGGAAGGTCGTATGCAACTCAAACACGACCTGAGGCAACCGGATCGGATCCTGTGTTGCAGTCCTTGTTTTGCTGGAAGGTCGTATGCAACCTGAGCGGGAGAGTATAATCAAACCGCATTGACACAGTTGCAGTCCTTGTTTTGCTGGAAGGTCGTATGCAACCTGAGCGGGAGAGTATAATCAAACCGCATTGACACAGTTGCAGTCCTTGTTTTGCTGGAAGGTCGTATGCAACATTGAATTGGTTGAGGGGCACGGAACGCCCACAATGAGTTGCAGTCCTTGTTTTGCTGGAAGGTCGTATGCAACCTGAAGGGACTACAATGGCCGGGGAATACATTGATGTTGTTGCAGTCCTTGTTTTGCTGGAAGGTCGTATGCAACTAATCAAAGAGGTAGTAAACATGACAACAAGATATGATCGAAGTTGCAGTCCTTGTTTTGCTGGAAGGTCGTATGCAACTCAATTGAAGCTTTTACTGATGGCGCTGTTTTAATCGTTGCAGTCCTTGTTTTGCTGGAAGGTCGTATGCAACGCGTAGTAGACGTGTTGGTAGAACTGTCTGATGAGGTTGCAGTCCTTGTTTTGCTGGAAGGTCGTATGCAACGAATTAGGAAGTTTGGTGTGAAAGAATTGAAAAGAGGTGTTGCAGTCCTTGTTTTGCTGGAAGGTCGTATGCAACGAGAAGGAGGAGCTCTATAACATGAGTATAAGACAGAGTTGCAGTCCTTGTTTTGCTGGAAGGTCGTATGCAACTTGAAGAACATTCTGACCTTCCGATACCTTTATAGTGTTGCAGTCCTTGTTTTGCTGGAAGGTCGTATGCAACGATCAGGGCGTGAGACGCACGAGTCGAACCCACAAGTTGCAGTCCTTGTTTTGCTGGAAGGTCGTATGCAACAGTATCATGATGGCTTGGGAAAACGAACGTGAAAAAGGTTGCAGTCCTTGTTTTGCTGGAAGGTCGTATGCAACAGCAGAAAATTTGCTCCGATTCGATAAATACCTTTCCATATGGCTCCAATGATCACCCCTATTTAAAGAGAGTGAGCCACTTTTCGTGATCCCTTTATAAAGTCACTCCGCTACGGGCGAAGCGGTGCACCCTCCCTCTCCATCGCCCGTCCACGATCCACGATGGGAGACATCCCTCCCGGTCTACCCGATGATGACAAACGGCCTTCTCCGATACTTGCTCCCATCGACCGGTTTTCCGAGGGTAATGAGACTCTTCTGGCATGAACCACAGAGTGTGCCAATCGCAACACTGTCCTCCTCCCCGCTGGCATCCTCTTCCATCTCACGGCGGATGAGCGATGCAAGCATCTGGAGTGTGGCCCGATCGGACTCGCCCAGGAATATGCTCTTCTGGAAACGGACAAGCCCGAGGTCTTTGCAGTGATCGGCGATGCGTGTTCTCAGGTTGTTATCGGAGATATCGTAGGCGACCCAGACGAACATCAACCCCACCTGTAGACAAACGGTTCAAACACCGCCCCTTCATTCAGGTAGTTAACAATGCTGCGGGCGTTCTCAAGGATGGCGCTTCTGAAAGAGGTCGTCCTGCCGCCAATCACCCTCTCCTCGTCCAGACGCTGAAGGGTCGAGGCAATTGCCTTCCGCCGCCCCTCCCCGACGAGATACCAGCGCTCGTCCGTGTCCTCCCTCTGCATCCGGCCCCTGACCGCCAGCGTTATAACCATCCTGTCAACGACGGGCTGCCTGAACTGCTCAATGACGTCGTAGACGAATGACCTCTTCCCGTATCGTTCGGCGTGCAGAAAACCGATGTAGGGGTCTAACCCGGCCAGGATACAGGCTCTCTCGACCTCATTGTAGAGGATGCCGTAACAGTAGTTGAGGTACGCGTTGAATACGTCCTCTGCAGGGTGCTGCGAGCGCCTGCCCCTGTAGAGGTCAGGGGGGATGACCAGGCGCTCAGGGCAGCGAAGTAAACCCGGGATGCCCGCCCCTCTATACCCCTGATAAGAGCACCCTGCATCGAAGGTGTCCCCTCCGGTGGTATCGCATCCGCAAGGCGCCCGATCTCTTCCGCGGCAGACCGGAGATCGTGGTTGTTGCGGCTCTTCCCAAGCGCTGCAAGCAGGTTTGCCATATTCGTGACCTTTGCAGAGACCATCGCCGCAGAGAGGAGGTAGCCTGCCGCCGTCGACGCTGCAGCGAGCTGATTCTTCCGGGTTGTAACGGTCCCGCAGGGCTCGCACGGATAGACTCTGCAGACCGGCATCCCGCTGCGCGAGAGGACAACGATATCAATCCCCTTCTCTGCAGCGAGTTTCATCGCCCCGCTGGTTATGCTGACCGAATCGGAGAGGATGAACTGTCTTACCATATCTGCGGAAAATTCCTGCACCTCTCCGCCATGATCGAGAACAAAACGATTGCCCTTCTTCCTGAGAGACGCTCCGTAACCGTTGACGACGATGTCCATGAGACTCACCGGCATCGTTGACATGCAACACGATACTGCTGCGGCCTCTCTCCAGACCCTACCAGACCCTGCCGGAGACTCAGAGGAATGCCCCGGGCATTACACTCTGGCATCCCCTTCAGGTCTCCTCGACATCTATATCCGGATTTTTCACGCGGTATAGCGTCCCAAACCCCTGGGAGACACCTTTCCCGATCCCGATGTAGTCCGGCAGACGGGCGTTGACCCTGAACTCCCCCAGAAACCCCGTCATCTCGATCCCCTTGTAGCGTGCCCGCATCGCATCCAGCCGTGAATGGACATACAACCGCCGATCGATGACAATCCCGAGCCCTTTTGCCAGACTCAGGATGTTCCCGATGAGGATGTTGTTGAGGAATTGCTTCTTCTCGCTCCAGTCTGCGATGGACTGGAACTCCTCGTAGTTTCGTGAGTTCAGGGCAAGCCAGGGGGAGAGAAACCGGTATTGCAGCGGCCTCCGGGTCGCCTCAATCTCAACCATATGTTCGTACATCACCTTTCCGGTCACACGGTAGGTGCGTGTGTGCAGGGCAATCTCGGTTATCTCGTCCGAGATCTCCTTCAGGAGCGCTGCCCCTTCATCAAGACCCAGGATGGCAGGGGTGCCCTCCAGCACCTTGTACTGCACCCGGGGATAGGTGAAGAGCGGGGTTTCGGCATGGTGGTGAAGGAGGGGGTAGCCCGCAAACCGGTTTCCAATATACCCACGCAGTCTGGTCGCGTCTTCCTGCATCGGCCTGTCGGTCTGCAGGACCATATAAAGCGTGCGTACCTTCATCGCTTCATGCACTGTGGAGGTTGGAATCGTCCGAGTTCAGCCACTCAAGCCAGCCGAGAAAATATCCCGCAGCCGTCATCTCGATGGTCTTGGGGTATGGCGGTTCAAGGCAACCCTCAGGGCTGACCGTCCCCCGGTATCGCCCGATTTTGCTCGCGATCTCTGCCGCAAGTTCTGGATCCTTCTCCTCGATCAGTCCAAAGAGCGTCTGGTAGGTTGTCCCGACGCCGAACCCAACCCTGATGAGGTCACTCTTGCCAAGTCGATTCTCTATACCTTTCATCTTCTTTTCGATACCCTCGTCATGGGCCTCTTCGATCAACCTTCGTTCCTTCTCCAAACAGCGGAGGTTGAACTCCCGCATAACCTTTTTCAGGTGGGGGATGACCGCGTCGGTATCGTCAGGGCTGTCCATCCCGAGGATCGCCAGTTTCTGCCCAAGATACCCGTATTCAGGGTGACGGATGGCCGCTGCGATCTGTTCAGAGACCCCGATCGTTCCCTCAAACGACCCGCTCACCGCCTCGACAAAGATCTCAAACTTTTTCTCCTTCAGCTCCCCATCTCGCCTGAGTGAGAGCGTCCGCACCTTGTCGAGACGGATCTTGTTAACGGCTTTCGGCATGAAGTCGGATACAGCCAGGAACTTGAGAAGGTCATACGTCGGGTTGTATTTTTTATTACTGCAGTTGAAGACAGACTCCTCGTAACGCTTCCCGATCGTTCCCTTATTCACCGTCACCCGTGCCTCCTCTCTTATGGCGCTTACAAACCTCTCATCGTCCTTTGCAACCGACCAGAGCAGAGCGGTCCTGAAAGCCCCTTTCAGGCTCGACCCCGGGATGTAGGCGCGGTCGGCCGTCTTGATGCACTCCCTAACAGCAGGGATGTGTGACTTCCCTGTGAAGTTCCTCACGATATAACGGCGCATCGGCCGAAGATCCATGCCCTGCGCAAACCTTTTGAGATCGAAGTTCGTGTTGTTCACCGCCGCAACAAACTGGTCTCGTCTCTCTTCGCTGAGCGAGGAGAGGAACCGTGACGGGTCGATCCTCCAGAGCCAGTCCCTATTACCCTTATCCGTATTCAGAACAAACTCAAGCGGCGAGTACTCGATCCCGGTTCCGATATGTACCGGCGAGAGCGCTTTCAGCGTGATCCTCATCCCGACCACCGTATCCCGACGGGAAACGCCATCCCGTACTCGACAACCCTGGGCGAGTCCCTGACTGTCGCCATCGTGCCGTATGAGGGGCGGTGCAGGTTTGCAAAGACCGAACCCTCGGAAAGCATTCTGACACTCTTCTTCATGACGCCGTCACCGCTCCGTCCACGGATAGAGACCAGATCATACCACACACGCCCTTCGAAGGCTGCAAGCGACTCCGGAGCAAACCGCGAGAGGCTCATCAGGTATGGTGCT from Methanoculleus receptaculi includes:
- a CDS encoding DUF5518 domain-containing protein: MATGVSGWRGAILGALLIGVVSLSGVLNSIPEQAGMLVFLFGGGLIAGLLTEGAVKEGAISGAVCGVIAAIIVAAITAIMGLRTPDPEYPAPWATFGFYALFLIILLLPYNAIGGAAGTLVRNGIRGGGTPARTPWAGVVIGTIIIVAFFIVAFFIAAPGPLLIVAPIVGGFIAGFGVVGGARDGLDAGFVTALFGTGLCSLPLLWTASYGEGFVAGLAGMVMIALGYLYIILGTAAGVVGAAVRAKLRKDEVGGG
- a CDS encoding CRISPR-associated endonuclease Cas6 → MKVRTLYMVLQTDRPMQEDATRLRGYIGNRFAGYPLLHHHAETPLFTYPRVQYKVLEGTPAILGLDEGAALLKEISDEITEIALHTRTYRVTGKVMYEHMVEIEATRRPLQYRFLSPWLALNSRNYEEFQSIADWSEKKQFLNNILIGNILSLAKGLGIVIDRRLYVHSRLDAMRARYKGIEMTGFLGEFRVNARLPDYIGIGKGVSQGFGTLYRVKNPDIDVEET
- the cas1 gene encoding CRISPR-associated endonuclease Cas1 → MPGLLRCPERLVIPPDLYRGRRSQHPAEDVFNAYLNYCYGILYNEVERACILAGLDPYIGFLHAERYGKRSFVYDVIEQFRQPVVDRMVITLAVRGRMQREDTDERWYLVGEGRRKAIASTLQRLDEERVIGGRTTSFRSAILENARSIVNYLNEGAVFEPFVYRWG
- a CDS encoding YgiQ family radical SAM protein → MTGRQPEFLPMTPEGRDRFEIILVTGDAYVDHPSFGTAIIGRVLVDAGYTVGVIAQPDWRGETDLRRLGEPSLFFSISAGNVDSMVNAFTPNLKRRRSDVYSPGGRLLRPDRATLVYTDRVHALFPDTPIIIGGIEASLRRFAHYDYWSDTVRQSILADAPADLLVYGMGERQVVEIAGRLAAGEPLTGIPGTAHRLDLAAWRSADHSGCTVLPSYDDLRSDRHAYARAFAMHYAEQDPIRGRPVVQPHPKTVIVQNPPAMPLSTAELDHVYELPYTRRAHPSYTEPIPALDPVRFSLVSHRGCFGGCSFCALTHHQGRIIQSRSIDSIVREVERMTEMPEFRGVVQDIGGPTANMYSLRCSRWETAGTCPDRRCIDCPSLDRSHREQLRMLQRVSEIPGVKRVFIASGIRYDLIPPEEDYLARICARHISGHLKVAPEHISERVCACMGKPPRQVFDAFRERFEALQKGRRRRQYLLPYFMSGHPGCRIEDMIELAVYVRETGLYTEQVQDFTPTPMSISTTIYHTGLDPFTMEEVHVPKGREKKIQRALLHYRDPKNYNLVREGLLAAGRADLIGNAWNCLIPAKRRSNRLRAPPDRPENKTGSRPAPREGYCRQVLGRPGGEGGIEPAP
- the cas2 gene encoding CRISPR-associated endonuclease Cas2, producing the protein MFVWVAYDISDNNLRTRIADHCKDLGLVRFQKSIFLGESDRATLQMLASLIRREMEEDASGEEDSVAIGTLCGSCQKSLITLGKPVDGSKYRRRPFVIIG
- the csm5 gene encoding type III-A CRISPR-associated RAMP protein Csm5, whose amino-acid sequence is MRITLKALSPVHIGTGIEYSPLEFVLNTDKGNRDWLWRIDPSRFLSSLSEERRDQFVAAVNNTNFDLKRFAQGMDLRPMRRYIVRNFTGKSHIPAVRECIKTADRAYIPGSSLKGAFRTALLWSVAKDDERFVSAIREEARVTVNKGTIGKRYEESVFNCSNKKYNPTYDLLKFLAVSDFMPKAVNKIRLDKVRTLSLRRDGELKEKKFEIFVEAVSGSFEGTIGVSEQIAAAIRHPEYGYLGQKLAILGMDSPDDTDAVIPHLKKVMREFNLRCLEKERRLIEEAHDEGIEKKMKGIENRLGKSDLIRVGFGVGTTYQTLFGLIEEKDPELAAEIASKIGRYRGTVSPEGCLEPPYPKTIEMTAAGYFLGWLEWLNSDDSNLHSA
- a CDS encoding IS110 family RNA-guided transposase, whose protein sequence is MKEPTIVCGIDVHKMFLQVCILSRSGEASQHRFHNTLNGILALKDLVLAEGCEIVAMESTGIYWYRLFLELESDIRTIVANARQIKSIPGRKTDMNDARWIAELALHGLIRPSRIFPRRDREFRDLTRNRETLVRTRTTIKNRIHKILDSAGIRLNLALKDLFGKSGRHLLSGLAEQKDLETTLATIPSPRILRRADQLREILQGSPLSPIQLHLLTTQLHLLEEIEEKIAHLDELILASLEDPQLEAVAICTSVPGISITAATTILAELGDVRDFSTASHLVSWAGLAPSVYQSADTQVCGKITKQGSKSLRWILVQAAQAASRTTGTVFSSFFRRIAYRRGRNKAIVALARKILSILWHLLVNRESYVEPGLKRVRKLPARMTLPKISIDDAVETLLSAGYRIYSPENQKSTGKGVRAERATHPL
- a CDS encoding PPC domain-containing DNA-binding protein; this translates as MIDPMQYSEGKVGRVFTVRIDDGKDFLQEIQRFVTAMAIQSGTIQFLGAVRSARLVTGPKEPVIPPSPHGEEIFGGWELIGFATIYPGDDGPSIHLHTAAGKGMRSLAGCLRDRAEVYLVIEAIITEFIGITAKRIHDEKTGVNLPVFDRTLQ